The following nucleotide sequence is from Drosophila takahashii strain IR98-3 E-12201 chromosome 3L, DtakHiC1v2, whole genome shotgun sequence.
ACTGACATTTTCATTGGGGGCTCCGCTAAAGCAAAACATGTGATGAAAATCGTTGGCAAAGCGGGCGGGCCGATAAAGCAGCCGGCAAAGAAGTTAACAACAGCTGCCGCTCTTCCGCTCCCCCCCCCCTGCTCCCTCCGCCCCTGCAGAAAATCGGGTGAAAACAACGTGGGCAAGAACGAACGGATGAAGGAGGAGGCCAAAGCGGAGAGACAATGATGAACGAAGCAGAAGCAGGCGAGCAGAGAGAAAAAGAGCGGGCCAAAGTGGCTTGACGACGTGGTGGAGGCGAGGGAGGAGGAAGAGGGGGTGAGGGGGAGGTGAAGGGGCGGATGAGGAGGCAGTGGCGGGGGCGGCGGAGCAGCGGGGGCGGGTTGCGAATCAGTTggtggagcagcaggaggaggagcggcGGAGGCGGCGGGGATTTACCAGGGccgagaaaaacatcttgtGGGTGCTGCTTGGAAAAAGGGGGGGCTAAAGAGGGGCTAGGGGGGTTCAGTGGGTGGTCTGTTCTGATTTTCCAACCTTCGTCATGCTGCAATTTTTCAAACCCAGATACATTTTTCGATCTGTTAAATCGTTagaaaaaccaaatactccACACTTCTCTTTTTattgaatctaaaaaaaaaaatagattataaatatttaagataatttaatttgttaaaatttttgaatccATTTTCTGAACCAATTAATAAGTGAAAGCATCTTAATCAGCATGAACTTTCGTTTTCATAACACTTTATGCTATTCTAAAGCCCAGAAACATTATCAGATCGAATAATGTACCAAGTTCAATGCAAACAACCTTATAACAAAATATAGAATATTAAAAGATTTACAATTTCAAATCGATTAATCCTTTATTATGCTTAAAAACGTTAAGATACTTTCAACACATCTCCAAATAATACATCTTCAGTATAGAATGATCACTGACATGACAAGATAATGTCAATGAACTTTGTAAAAATTCTCAATTATTCATTTAGAAATATTGTAAGTTCTCCAAGCTTTTACTAATTACCTTTTTCCATCTTCTCCAGAATTAGCCGAAAAGCGTGCGGATCTGACCCAGCCCATAGTCTTCAAGCAGCGTGTCAAGCAGACAAATTTCGAGGAAGATAAGTCGCCCTCCGGAAGCAACAAGAAGTCGGAGAAATCCGGAAAGAAATCAGAGAAATCAAAGAGCAAGAAATCCAAGGCCGCCAGCAGTAAGCTGTCCTTCAACGAGGACGAAGAGGACGAGACGGCCGAGGATTGAAGATTATTCGGCCATAACTTCCACTAGCCAAGTTAACCCGCAGCGAATGATTAAGGTGAGAGATTTAGGGCAAAAACTGTAAATGATTGTTAACTTAGCTTCTAGTTTTTCTTTGTTGCCATGTGAATTTTGTAGGTTAAATATCGAGTTTTGCATGTGTATAGTATCAGTAGCCAAGTCAGAGTGACGCAGCCATTATGTTAAACAAAGGTTTTAGATTTTGCATCATAATTTCACCGAAAAAGTTCTGAGTCTTGCagtaattttgttatttttaaaagctggACTGCCCGTTATATTTCACATTTAAGTCCAAATTACATTGTATAATTTTAATCTGAATCTTGTATATGTCtctattttatatacattttactgTACTACCTATTAATGCTTacgaaaaagaaataattttcttactaATCATAGATAATTattgaaacttttaaataaatctatgaGATATTAGATCACTATAAATTTTAGAcatcaaaaatgcataaatactCCTACATTAATCCTACTGTTTTTCAAACagataaaatagtattttcaagcattaaaacattttttaaaaatcttatttgacttcttaaattaattgccAATTTACATAATCAAGATAGTCAGAGAAAATTGAGAAATCGCTTTAAACTAATCCTACTTTGATGccactttttgtttaaaatacattattgACTCATTTTGAATCTCTATTATTTTGCAAAGTATACATTTATCGTTAGTCATACAAATTGGCACAATATTCTTTTAGTGAGTCACGCCCTAATATCTTTATGcaatttcatacaaattgctttgttcttttttttatgtaaataagtttgaTTCCGAATCTGGATTTTACCCAAACTTGtaattaaatggttttaacaattattaatttttgtattaataattgtaatgcaattggaaatttaaaaaaatttatattaaaaaaaaataaataagattaaatcaataatttgattacctaaataattattatttacttcaaaataaattaagtacagatcatttaaattaatccaatttaaaaaattattgacatcttaaaaataatattgttttttagatgtTTTACCAAACCTAAAATTGGCAAATTTACTTTCGATCAAACTTGATGAAAATGTATCTTTAGGTTAGTTCTAAATACCTAGGATCCAAATTTCGGACTTATCGGCTATCTTTTAATTTCATGCCCAAGTTGGTAATTACATCTCAATTTCACGATCAAACTCATTAAATATGTATCTATTTATCTTTAGTTTCGTTCCGATAGACCatcttttaaagatttttaaaccgAACCGTCGCAGTAATTTTCGCCCAACTTTTCAATCTGAAATATGAATTGGCTAATTTACTTGATATCGAAAAAGGTCACGTGTATGTATAACATAAAGTGCGGCGATAGTTGGGTTCcctgggtttgggtttgggggtCGGGGGTCTTTAATGGGGATTGGTTAGGTCACTTACTCCTCCTTACTCCTCCCGGATGCCCTTCGACCTCTACAGACCGAttcgatgatgatgatcgAGGGGGGTGGGGCGGGAAAGGGAAGGGGATGGAAAATGCGCCACAAGCGGGTTACTTTCAAATTTTGTACTTGCATATAGACCAAATCGCAcagacatacacacacacctaCAGACTTACTTACATACAGAGCCTTACATACGGACATACATATTTAGttgtatgtatacatatagatAGGTATGTACGGTTGTATATATGCCGGTGGCCGTGGGTGCGAAAGAGAGGGGCAGCGTAATCTGAAATAAGTTGGAGGAGAAAGAAGAAGCATCAGCAA
It contains:
- the LOC108067245 gene encoding uncharacterized protein isoform X2, which translates into the protein MNSRFFAKKLAEKRADLTQPIVFKQRVKQTNFEEDKSPSGSNKKSEKSGKKSEKSKSKKSKAASSKLSFNEDEEDETAED